The Hordeum vulgare subsp. vulgare chromosome 4H, MorexV3_pseudomolecules_assembly, whole genome shotgun sequence genomic interval GCGCGAGAAACTCGCGGAAGGAattgccggaaacagttctctctcggaggaggggctgtttacggcaagggcaacatggtcatttcaaTTGTGAGATCACATGGTGGAAATGATACCATCTtgtcgggctcgacgagacgaatacgtgggctttggaatcactggaATTGGAgtcacggataaaaagatatgaagcTTTTGGTGCTAGGGACTGATCTGCAGAAATTTTATTTACATCCGGGTCCCTGGCAGCCGAGTTGGTCGCGCACTCAGGGAGAATACGCTTCCCATGAGGAAAACGTAATTACTCCCGAGGCGTTTCCACTTAAACCGGCTGGCGGCTCCCCTCTCACCAACAGGTGGGGtcagggcccacctgtcgggaccctctctctctctctctcccttactGCTTCTTCAACCTCCTGCTTCCTGCTTGGCCGGGGCAGGGCCCCGCCCCGATGGCGACTACCGGCGGCACAGGCCACCGCTGGTGGCGCTCAGCCTACCAGGATGACCAGCACAGCGGGACGCATCCATCCCCCTAGGTGGCGACGTTAGGGGAATACCGGAGCACGGGGGCCCATGGCCATGGCGGAGGCTGATCGGGTGCCGACTGGGGCGGCAGCCACAAGGGCTTCGGCAGCGAACTGAGGGGAGGGGGAGGTTCGTCGGCAGTGAGGGGAGATGCAGAAGCTACCAGGGGTGGGAGAGGGCTCGGCTTGGAGCGAATTTGGGAGGGGGAGGCCGGTGTCCATGGCGGCCAGAGAGAAGGAACTGGGCACTGGGGGTTGCTCCTCAAGCAGGGGAGGAAGCTGGGAGGCTGCTGGGGTGGAGGAGAGCTTCGGGGCGCGCCTTAAATAGTCACGGGGAGGGGCTGCACAGCGTCGGCCGAAGCTTCGCGCTGGATGTTGCCGTGGCGGCCCTCCGACGATCGACAGAGGCGGACAGGAGCTACGGGACAAGGGGAGAACACTCCATAGGGTGCACGCGAGGGGTGGACAGCTCACCGGCGCTCGTGGACAAGCCGGAGCTTGCTCCTGTCTCCGTCAATGCACAGAGCGCCATTTTGGCTTGCTCTGAgcgtggtcaccacgtgcactacgtGCTCTGGTGTGCCACTGCTCCTCAcaccatgtcatcagtgaggtccCTTCAAGTAATAGTCTCCCAGAGGTGATGGCACGAAGCCAAGGACTCTGGTTGGATGGTAATGATCACCTGAAGTTTCCTGCAGCAGATTTGGACACCACATTATGATCAACAAGAAGGTGATAAGATCAAAAGTTTATGTCTGTGAGGCTCAGGGTAGGAGGGACTACAATCCTGTGAAATTTGAGAAGAAGAGGATCAAGATTTAATATAGTTGCTTTGCAACTCACCAATCTGGTCCAGATTagggattttgatgtggcactcacatactctCTTGGATGAAgctcaaacttggaggagatgaataATTTGGGCATGTGAGGATGATGTATAAaattcatgccatcttgataagcccaagtggcacttccttcatacAGTTTCTCACTGGACAGAAACTTAGAAGAATTTCTGGGATTATTTGGCtaaataaaatgagctcaaaatttttttagcaaggttttatagataAGAGAATGtcttggtaaaatttcagaatttatggagcaacataaaatatagttgcttcacaaatccaaataataaccagagacaaagatttggagctatggtcacatggttgaaggtgtgatgctcaaattttatggagaggcattatttgagcatattgagatgatggaaAAGTtgcaactcatttgaacactcctagctagcacttgcttcacaaagcttctcctggatcagaaactttggaaatttgccaagaaatatttactagctaaattgagttgaatgttggcatgaggcaatgatatgaataggaaagagtgcccaaaatttTTGAGAGCAATccagcaaataaaaagggtacttgcttcacaacttggcaGATAgagcagaatcagaaaaggaattattgaggaatatttttgaacatggcaaggaaatattttgtcatataTGAGGAATATATGACAcaagagatttatgagaattatttgggaatttttggagagatataaatgggggttgcttcataactcaaggcaaacaggattattcctttaaaagaaaaaggaatattcccatgaaAAAGAAttttgggattggctcaagatggaaatggctaggtcttgggaTTGTTTtaaggttggcaagccactaagaAAAAAGAAATCCGGGGTAATCcttttaggtttcaaaactatcaaACCACATGAAAGCAAATCGAgataaaaaacaaagaaaaagaaatgtgcAAAATCCAGGGCGTTACACTCCACCTCTAAACCGGACCACTCGGCCAGCCACCCGCCTCCTCGTACAAAAatccctcccctctctccctcctcctcaaaGCATCTTCGTTTGATTCTACTCCTTTTTTTGAAAAGGGGCGCTTTATTACTTAAAAGATTTAAGCATTACACCCCGCCTTTACATAGTTAAAATGCACACAGCCAAACAATGTCCTCTACctctaaaacaaaaaataaaaaggcgGAATACAATAAAACATGTAGAATCCGTATAATGCctaaagtggaggggggccaatcCTAAGATCATGCTGCCACCCATGTTGGATAAAAGTATCCCTCGCCGTAACCTTCAATCGTGTACACACCTCCGTAAACAGGTCTCGATTCTCCACGTGTTGTAGAGAGGACCATAAACGAAGAGTCCCGATACATCTATAGATAACCTGCATAAGAGAATTACTTTTATCGTTAAAAACCTTATCATTTCTACATAGCCAAAGCGACCAAATAACGGCAAGCGCTCCCACCCTGAGAAGAGTTCTAAACATCTGATCAACCCCATGTAGCCAATTGCCAAATACATTAGAAACGCTAGAAGGGGGATACAAACCAGAAGCTATTTGGATGACCGACCATATAAAACGAGCAAATTTACAATGGAAGAATAAATGTTTTATTGTCTCATCATGGTGAGAAAAAACACATTGCGAATTTCCATGCCAATTCCTCTTAATAAGATTATCTTTagtaagaatgactccgtgacgaAGATATCATGCAAAGATTTTATTCTTAagtggcatcttcatctttcaGATCTTTTTGTTATTATCAACTAGCACATCAGGTTGGATTAACGCTCTATACATAGACTCCACCGAGAACTGACCATTCTCATGTAGGTTCTATCGAAAAACATCGGACCCATGTGCCAATTGCATCGTGGACAACCGTTGGAGCAAGTTGTTCCACGATTGGAGTGATTCTACTCCCTTACAGTCGTTAATGACTACGACGCATCGGCGATGAACCCCCAGTAGCCGCGAGAtgtgagagggggggggggagggggtggacGGGTGGGACGTGGGGTGAACTGACCTCGGTCGTCGAAGCAGCAGGATCTCGATCTCAGGTGGGGTCGTCGCCACCTCGCGCTGAATCACCAGCTCCAGTCCCTCCACGTCGCcggtaccttctcctccttctaccacACACGCGCCGAGCCGCCGACCCCCCTCGCACCGTCAAAATTATGCGGGATCCTTCGTCGGGTTGTCACCGCGGTCGCCAGCTCTCCCGGCCGCCTGCGCTCACGAGGGATTGGAGCGGGATCGGCTTGCGAAATTTGCTCGTCGTCGGGATGAGTGAGAGGAGGGGAATGGGGGAAAGGTAACAGGATAGAGCAAGCCACGTGTTTCTCAAAAATTTGAAAAGACGCGACAAAATCCACCGTCCACCTGGTCGGTAACCCACGCCATGTATGACACGCGAGATGGACGGTCGTGGTGCGGCCGCTCCATCGCGACAGATAGCGCGCACCAGACAGCGATTAGGTTTTTATAATATATCTAGATTTTACGTCAACTGTACGAGATCTTTTCCGCATCCTACTTGCACACTACCTACTCCACTAGACATCGTTGAGAGGCGCACGCATGCATATTCCAGCTAAAGGCCTATGTGGACGTATCACATGCTCACGGTCCTGTTGCCGCgcgccatcacttccatatctttTCCGAATACAATCTCGATTTGGCAACTACGCGGTTGCCCAGGCCGGATTGGCCCCGGGGCCAAGTTGTGTCCAATGAAGGCCCCATGACCGCGTCGTGCACGCCCCCTGTACGTTCGTTAGCCCACGCTAATGATTGGCGTGCATTATTGGTACGCATGCCACCGTGCAGCGTCGACGGCCAcgccaacggcaacggcaacgacgATATTATATTTGAACATGTGCCTCGCGTACTCACCAACAGTTGCCACACCAGAGCTAGCCATAAAGATAGACCATGGCGGATGGAGGTGTGTGGGTGTTCCGGAAGGACGGGGTGATGGAGCTGGAGAACGCGGCCGGGGCGGCGTCGAGCCGGAGCGGACCGGGCAACAGGGCGCTGGTGTACGTGCCGGAGAACGAGACGATGCGGTCGCTGCAGGCGCTGGAGCAGCGCCTCGGCGCGCACGGCTGGGAGCGCTACTACGAGAACCGCGACGTCGTGCAGCTCCACCGCCGCGACGGCAGCCTCGACCTCATCTCCCTCCCGCGGGATTTTTCGCAGTTCCGTTCCACCCACATGTACGACGTCGTCGTCAAGAATCGAGGCCACTTCAAGGTCGTCGACCTCTAGCATCTAGTATTATTAGTTGCTCACGTACGCAGCTACTGCTTTCCCGGCCAGTTAGGCTTGCAACCCTAAGCTCTGTGTTGTATCGTTGTGACTATTACTACGACATCATATTTCTTTTACTGAAAAAAGAAATTTAGCCCCGGTTCGATtgaaccattagtcccggttcgtgaaccgggactaatgctagccccgttTCGGTCCCGAACTggggctaatggccttccacATGGTGGGGCTGagagcgaggggggaggggtattagtttCGATTCGTATTACGAATcggggctatttcttcgctgtttt includes:
- the LOC123447200 gene encoding flowering-promoting factor 1-like protein 5 gives rise to the protein MADGGVWVFRKDGVMELENAAGAASSRSGPGNRALVYVPENETMRSLQALEQRLGAHGWERYYENRDVVQLHRRDGSLDLISLPRDFSQFRSTHMYDVVVKNRGHFKVVDL